A single genomic interval of Coregonus clupeaformis isolate EN_2021a chromosome 36, ASM2061545v1, whole genome shotgun sequence harbors:
- the LOC121552275 gene encoding sentrin-specific protease 6 isoform X3, with product MPEVPHLHHPPAAQPTSPMPRPPIRPHPQHSHQHPSPGPNSRQLTKNNSYVSSSTMRAPALRVDTVMNPPIPVRITTRAGLPLPHNGRPAGVGLVGSCCAGKVAGNKGRRTAAAKQHELNDPIVLSSDEDEVDNTSTGSVNRLDSVSPRPADSAHSSPAPSGGRVEAAVKSSAGGEQEEITSDFFADVDSRISLPRRNRMKDKFGNQMPDDSTPRKKQRISPDKLDSIILDCRSVRVGTLRRMVTKPVNFTVDHIQLETEVLCVPGPEVDALEKVRLRASELISCEWCSVKKLPVLFFQTSPEECLRLRTQLKMTRDKGGLCWYDCAGNDSDEKYIVLIFENGLSMHQQMILEEILQEIGRANNLNEFPTKLSFDEANIRLVNYNKATKEKVNNKNNSTKTNTPAPMVRTRMATRQQTSTFFDDDDDDMAELQPTFTGPIVKLMVYPPPPAKGGISVTNEDLHCLNDGEFLNDVIIDFYLKYLVLEKLKKEDSQRSHVFSSFFYKRLNQKERRNVPDTTNLPMQKRKHNRVKTWTRHVDLFQKDFVFVPINESAHWYLAVICFPGMQGPQFEPNPLYQAPGLAQTQSAPQGRPPDHCRPLSPEPDYCEPPGREEPLAPSEKLSLSATEASSEGHSHSEQPKGAFTCPNGGQEHPKTAGARMNGLVNVQPQCTDGLHRISLCYGSGGGNGDDTDTFSDDQSSCQDECSEDGALTEDLVPPESSEWTSKPTICKQPCILIMDSLRGPARSSVIKTLREYLEVEWEVRKGSRRSFGRDQMKGSSPHVPQQDNFSDCGVYILQYVESFFENPLTSFHLPVNLEEWFPQQRMKTKREEIKELILKIQAQQEMKAGQGSAKCSPAEQEVGEEDTGEGVEIQNLPVSP from the exons CATTCGACCTCATCCTCAGCACTCCCATCAACACCCCTCCCCAGGACCAAACAGTCGACAGCTGACCAAGAACAACTCCTACGTTTCGTCCTCGACCATGAGGGCGCCGGCGCTGCGTGTGGACACAGTGATGAACCCGCCCATCCCGGTACGCATCACCACCCGGGCCGGCCTGCCGCTGCCACACAACGGGAGACCCGCGGGGGTGGGGCTGGTGGGGAGCTGCTGCGCCGGGAAAGTCGCGGGTAACAAAGGCAGGAGGACGGCGGCCGCCAAGCAGCACGAGCTCAACGACCCCA TCGTGCTGTCCAGTGACGAGGATGAGGTGGACAACACCAGCACGGGCAGCGTAAATAGGCTGGACAGCGTGTCCCCTCGGCCCGCTGACTCGGCCCACTCCTCACCGGCGCCCTCCGGAGGCAGAGTGGAGGCAGCAGTGAAGAGTAGCGCAGGAGGGGAGCAGGAGGAGATCACTTCTGACTTCTTCGCCGACGTCGACAGCAGAATTTCACTACCCAGAAGGAACCGCATGAAAGATAAG TTTGGAAACCAAATGCCGGACGACTCTACACCCAGGAAAAAACAGAGGATCTCTCCCGACAAGTTGGACAGCATCATCCTGGACTGTCGGAGTGTGAGAGTAGGGACTCTTCGCAGGATGGTGACCAAGCCTGTCAAT TTTACGGTCGATCACATTCAACTTGAAACTGAAG TGCTTTGTGTCCCAGGTCCTGAGGTGGATGCTCTGGAGAAGGTGCGTCTGCGCGCGTCGGAGCTGATCAGCTGTGAGTGGTGCAGCGTGAAGAAGCTGCCCGTTCTCTTCTTCCAGACCAGCCCCGAGGAATGTCTGCGGCTCCGCACCCAGCTCAAGATGACCCGAGACAAGGGAGGCCTGTGCTGGTACGACTGTGCTGGCAACG ACTCCGATGAGAAGTACATTGTGCTGATCTTTGAGAACGGGCTGTCGATGCACCAGCAGATGATTCTAGAGGAGATCCTACAGGAGATCGGCCGAGCCAACAACCTCAATGAGTTCCCCACCAAACTGTCGTTTGATGAAGCTAACATCAGATTGGTCAACTACAACAAAGCAACAAAAGAAAAG gtaaacaacaaaaacaacagcaCTAAAACCAACACACCGGCTCCAATGGTGCGAACGCGCATGGCCACACGACAGCAGACCAGCACGTTCTTTGATGATGACGACGATGACATGGCTGAGCTCCAACCCACCTTCACTGGACCAATCGTAAA GTTGATGGTGTACCCACCTCCTCCGGCCAAGGGGGGCATATCGGTGACTAATGAAGACCTCCACTGCCTTAACGATGGAGAATTCCTAAACGACGTCATCATAGACTTTTATTTAAA atatttagttttggagaagTTGAAAAAAGAAGACTCACAAAGGAGTCACGTGTTTAGCTCTTTCTTTTACAAGAGACTCAaccagaaagagaggagaaacgtCCCAGACACGACTAACCTACC GATGCAGAAGAGGAAGCACAACAGGGTGAAGACATGGACCAGACATGTAGACCTGTTCCAAAAGGACTTTGTCTTTGTTCCCATCAATGAGTC agCCCACTGGTACTTGGCAGTGATCTGTTTCCCAGGGATGCAGGGCCCTCAGTTTGAGCCCAACCCTTTGTACCAGGCCCCAGGGCTAGCACAGACACAGTCAGCCCCCCAGGGCAGGCCCCCTGACCACTGCCGGCCACTCTCCCCAGAGCCAGACTACTGTGAGCCCCCAGGCAGAGAGGAACCCTTGGCCCCCTCAGAGAAGCTGTCCCTCAGTGCCACAGAGGCCTCCTCGGAAGGACACTCCCACAGCGAGCAGCCAAAGGGGGCGTTCACCTGTCCCAATGGTGGCCAAGAGCATCCCAAGACCGCTGGAGCCAGGATGAATGGGCTGGTCAACGTCCAGCCACAGTGCACAG ATGGCTTGCACAGAATCAGTTTGTGTTACGGATCAGGTGGTGGCAATGGTGATGACACAGATACCTTTTCTGATGACCAAAGCTCCTGTCAG GATGAGTGCAGTGAGGACGGTGCACTTACAGAAGACCTGGTACCCCCTGAGAGCTCAGAGTGGACGTCAAAACCCACCATCTGTAAACA GCCTTGTATTCTCATCATGGACTCGTTACGTGGCCCGGCCAGATCTTCTGTAATTAAAACATTACGAGA GTACCTGGAGGTGGAGTGGGAGGTGAGGAAAGGAAGTCGGAGGAGTTTTGGGAGGGATCAGATGAAGGGTTCTAGCCCACATGTGCCTCAGCAGGACAACTTCAGCGACTGTGGAGTCTACATTCTGCAGTATGTGGAGAGCTTCTTTGAG AATCCACTTACCAGCTTTCATCTCCCGGTGAACCTGGAGGAATGGTTCCCGCAGCAACGAATGAAGACGAAACGCGAAGAGATCAAGGAGCTCATCCTTAAGATCCAAGCCCAACAGGAGATGAAGGCGGGCCAGGGCTCAGCCAAATGCTCCCCTGCAGAACAGGAGGTGGGAGAAGAGGATACAGGGGAAGGTGTAGAGATTCAGAACCTGCCTGTCAGCCCCTGA